In one Fusobacteriaceae bacterium genomic region, the following are encoded:
- the lpxB gene encoding lipid-A-disaccharide synthase: MGEQTTEQRFFVSAGEVSGDLHLSYIVSAAKKLCPEATFAGAAGAYCREAGVTILQDIGELAVMGFTEAVGKYGFLKKKAAEYLAYIRKERIGKVILVDYGGFHLNFLAFLKKEAPEVKVYYYIPPKLWIWGKNRLKKLVLADRIMVIFPWEVDFYRKNNVEVIYYGNPFTEKYRPVERRGDAVLLLPGSRRQEVMRLFPVMLQVIRNFPEKHFLLKLSEEAHKAWLKEFSDGGPFPENLEITAGDSLEDCVARSAAALCASGTVTLELCLMGIPAVVLYRLGLVNAVLIRLFLRIGYVSLPNLTVNREVYPELLQEKCTPENIGRELRALTEDPARMEKVRADMAEVRAKLKNQNDGIVESYGACLLR, encoded by the coding sequence ATGGGAGAACAAACGACGGAACAGCGCTTTTTTGTCTCGGCGGGCGAAGTGTCCGGCGATCTGCACTTGTCTTACATCGTCTCGGCGGCGAAAAAACTCTGTCCCGAAGCGACCTTCGCGGGCGCGGCGGGGGCTTACTGCCGTGAAGCGGGCGTCACGATCCTTCAGGACATCGGAGAGCTCGCGGTCATGGGCTTTACGGAGGCCGTCGGCAAATACGGATTTTTGAAGAAAAAGGCCGCGGAATACCTCGCGTACATCAGAAAAGAGCGGATCGGAAAGGTTATTCTCGTCGATTACGGCGGCTTTCATCTGAATTTTCTGGCCTTTTTGAAAAAAGAAGCGCCCGAAGTCAAAGTTTACTATTATATTCCGCCGAAACTCTGGATCTGGGGGAAAAACCGCCTCAAAAAACTCGTTCTGGCCGACCGCATCATGGTCATTTTCCCCTGGGAAGTGGATTTTTACCGGAAAAACAACGTCGAAGTCATCTATTACGGCAATCCCTTCACGGAAAAGTATCGGCCTGTGGAGCGTCGCGGGGACGCTGTCCTACTGTTGCCGGGCAGCCGCAGGCAGGAAGTTATGCGCCTTTTTCCGGTCATGCTCCAGGTGATCCGGAATTTTCCGGAGAAACATTTTTTATTGAAATTGTCCGAAGAAGCCCATAAAGCCTGGTTGAAAGAATTTTCCGACGGGGGACCCTTTCCCGAAAATCTGGAGATCACCGCGGGCGACAGTCTTGAGGATTGCGTCGCGCGTTCGGCCGCGGCCCTTTGCGCCTCGGGCACGGTTACCCTTGAGCTCTGCCTCATGGGAATCCCCGCCGTGGTACTGTACAGGCTGGGTCTCGTCAACGCGGTCCTGATCCGGCTCTTTCTCAGGATCGGCTATGTCTCGCTGCCGAACCTCACGGTAAACCGGGAAGTCTACCCCGAACTGCTGCAGGAAAAGTGCACACCGGAAAATATCGGGCGGGAGCTGCGGGCCCTGACGGAGGACCCCGCGCGGATGGAAAAAGTCCGGGCGGATATGGCGGAAGTCCGGGCAAAACTCAAAAATCAAAACGACGGAATTGTCGAAAGCTACGGGGCCTGCCTGCTGCGTTGA
- the lpxI gene encoding UDP-2,3-diacylglucosamine diphosphatase LpxI (LpxI, functionally equivalent to LpxH, replaces it in LPS biosynthesis in a minority of bacteria.): protein MRKIGLIVGNGLLPRYFLEKAAAKDLEVYPIGLFDTIDGAVRENARFRAFNIGAVGDIVKHFLLNDVRELIMLGKVEKRLIFQDLTPDAWGEELLRKLPDRKDETLLFGVISFLRLNGIKVLDQTKFIEEFLIRKTRYTKSAPDENDLRTVKTGVEAAKALSKIDAGQCVVCKDRSVVALEGIEGTDRCIARGGELAGPGTIIVKMARPQQDMKVDVPVIGLETVRRAAAVKARGIAGEAGKMMLLDEADCVRIADENNMFLIGI from the coding sequence ATGAGAAAAATCGGCCTTATCGTAGGAAACGGCCTGCTGCCGCGCTATTTTTTGGAAAAGGCGGCCGCCAAAGACCTCGAAGTCTACCCCATCGGCCTCTTTGACACCATAGACGGGGCCGTCAGAGAAAACGCCCGTTTTCGCGCCTTCAACATCGGCGCCGTGGGCGATATCGTCAAACATTTTCTGCTGAACGACGTACGGGAACTGATCATGCTGGGCAAAGTGGAAAAACGGCTGATCTTTCAGGATCTCACGCCCGACGCCTGGGGAGAGGAACTGCTGCGAAAACTGCCCGACAGGAAGGATGAAACCCTCCTTTTTGGGGTGATTAGTTTTTTGCGGCTGAACGGCATCAAGGTCCTCGACCAGACAAAATTTATCGAGGAATTTCTGATCCGGAAGACCCGCTATACGAAAAGCGCCCCCGACGAAAATGACCTGCGGACAGTAAAAACGGGCGTCGAGGCCGCCAAGGCCCTTTCGAAAATCGACGCCGGACAGTGCGTCGTCTGCAAAGACCGGAGCGTCGTGGCCCTTGAGGGCATCGAGGGGACGGACCGCTGTATCGCCCGGGGCGGGGAACTGGCCGGCCCGGGGACCATTATCGTAAAAATGGCGCGGCCCCAGCAGGACATGAAGGTGGACGTGCCGGTCATCGGCCTGGAAACCGTCCGTCGGGCCGCCGCCGTCAAGGCCCGGGGAATCGCCGGAGAGGCCGGCAAAATGATGCTTCTTGACGAAGCGGACTGCGTGCGTATCGCCGATGAAAACAATATGTTTTTAATCGGCATTTGA
- the lpxA gene encoding acyl-ACP--UDP-N-acetylglucosamine O-acyltransferase, whose translation MADIHETAIIEQGAILADDVKVGPYCFIGKDVRIGSGTSLFSHVVVGGITEIGEGNEIYPFASIGLANQDLKYKGEATKTIIGNRNRIRECVTIHRGTDASWETRIGDGNLLMAYVHVAHDVRIGNGCVLANNVTLAGHVTVEDYAIIGGLTPAHQFTRIGAYSMTGGNSGIAQDICPFCLAEGERAEMKGLNSIGLRRHGFTDEDLSNLKKAYRLIFRSGLPLKEALRQVEESFGQDEHVMYLVNFIRSSQRGIAR comes from the coding sequence TTGGCGGATATCCATGAAACAGCCATCATCGAACAGGGGGCCATCCTCGCCGACGACGTAAAAGTTGGTCCCTATTGCTTTATCGGCAAAGACGTCAGGATCGGGTCCGGCACGTCTTTGTTTTCGCATGTCGTCGTAGGCGGGATTACCGAAATCGGCGAGGGCAATGAAATCTACCCCTTCGCGTCCATCGGACTCGCCAATCAGGACCTGAAATACAAGGGAGAGGCCACAAAGACCATTATCGGCAACCGCAACAGAATCCGGGAATGCGTCACGATCCACCGGGGCACCGACGCCAGTTGGGAAACGCGGATCGGCGACGGCAACCTGCTCATGGCCTATGTCCATGTGGCCCATGACGTCCGGATCGGGAACGGCTGCGTCCTCGCCAACAACGTCACGCTGGCGGGCCATGTGACCGTGGAAGATTACGCGATCATCGGCGGACTCACGCCGGCCCATCAGTTTACGCGGATCGGAGCTTATTCCATGACCGGCGGCAACAGCGGCATCGCGCAGGATATCTGTCCCTTCTGCCTCGCCGAGGGGGAACGGGCGGAAATGAAAGGACTCAACAGCATAGGCCTGCGCCGCCACGGTTTTACCGACGAGGATCTCTCCAATCTGAAAAAAGCCTACCGGCTCATTTTCCGGAGCGGACTCCCGCTCAAGGAGGCCCTGCGCCAGGTGGAAGAGAGCTTCGGGCAGGACGAGCACGTCATGTACCTCGTCAATTTTATCCGAAGCAGCCAGAGGGGGATCGCGCGCTGA
- the fabZ gene encoding 3-hydroxyacyl-ACP dehydratase FabZ, with protein sequence MLDIVEIMKRIPHRYPFLLVDRILEMDKETKTVRGIKNVTMNEAHFEGHFPGHPIMPGVMIIESMAQCLGVLVMDDIEGGTKLPYFAGIDSAKFKRPVRPGDQLVYEVRVEKQKLSIVKAHGIAKVDGELACEATFTFSLVGK encoded by the coding sequence ATGTTAGACATCGTGGAAATCATGAAGCGAATCCCGCACCGCTATCCGTTTTTGCTGGTGGACAGGATCCTTGAAATGGATAAAGAGACAAAAACCGTCCGGGGAATCAAAAATGTGACGATGAACGAAGCGCATTTTGAAGGGCATTTCCCGGGACATCCGATTATGCCCGGCGTGATGATCATCGAAAGCATGGCCCAGTGTCTGGGCGTTCTCGTTATGGACGACATTGAAGGCGGGACGAAGCTCCCCTATTTCGCGGGGATCGATTCCGCGAAATTCAAGCGGCCCGTGCGGCCCGGCGACCAGCTCGTCTATGAAGTGCGCGTGGAAAAGCAAAAGCTCAGCATCGTCAAAGCCCACGGCATCGCCAAAGTCGACGGCGAACTGGCCTGCGAAGCGACGTTTACGTTCAGTCTCGTCGGCAAATAA
- the lpxC gene encoding UDP-3-O-acyl-N-acetylglucosamine deacetylase → MKRKTIAKEISTEGIGLHKGQNIKLRLLPANDGHVLFRRTDLKAGENEVSLDLANTFDLTRGTNLKNPYGAAVYTIEHFLSSLMAAGITDLVVELDGNELPIGDGSASGFLALYEKAGIRELEAEADPLVITSPVYLRQDDKMVAAFPWEGFKITYAIRFERSWLQSELAEFEIDYETYKKEIAPARTFGFDYEIDYLKKNHLALGGSLENAIVITKEGVMNPEGLRFPDEFVRHKMLDIIGDLKILNRPIRGHIVAIKAGHAIDIAFAEKLRAL, encoded by the coding sequence GTGAAACGGAAAACCATAGCAAAAGAGATCTCCACCGAGGGGATCGGCCTTCATAAGGGGCAAAATATAAAGCTGCGTCTGCTGCCCGCCAATGACGGACATGTCCTCTTCCGGCGGACAGACCTGAAAGCGGGAGAAAATGAGGTCTCGCTTGACCTCGCCAACACCTTTGACCTGACCCGGGGGACGAACCTCAAAAATCCGTACGGGGCCGCGGTCTACACGATCGAGCATTTTCTCTCGTCGCTGATGGCGGCGGGGATCACGGATCTCGTCGTGGAACTGGACGGAAACGAGCTCCCCATCGGGGACGGCAGCGCCTCCGGCTTTTTGGCGCTCTATGAAAAAGCCGGAATCAGGGAATTGGAGGCGGAAGCGGATCCTCTGGTGATCACCTCCCCGGTCTACCTCAGGCAGGACGATAAAATGGTGGCGGCCTTCCCCTGGGAGGGCTTCAAGATCACCTACGCGATCCGTTTCGAGCGGAGCTGGCTCCAGTCGGAGCTCGCGGAATTTGAAATCGACTATGAGACCTACAAAAAAGAAATCGCCCCCGCCAGGACTTTCGGCTTCGATTATGAGATCGACTACCTGAAAAAAAATCATCTCGCCCTGGGCGGCTCCCTTGAAAACGCCATTGTGATCACGAAAGAGGGCGTCATGAACCCCGAAGGACTCCGTTTCCCCGATGAATTCGTCCGGCACAAGATGCTTGACATCATCGGCGACCTGAAGATCTTGAACCGCCCCATAAGAGGCCATATCGTCGCGATTAAGGCCGGACACGCCATCGATATCGCCTTCGCGGAAAAGCTCCGGGCGCTGTGA
- a CDS encoding UvrD-helicase domain-containing protein, translated as MQNNILDKLNDRQREACLRTDGPLLILAGAGSGKTRTITYRIAHMIRNCGISPYAILAVTFTNKAAREMKERVADLVGDDANRALISTFHSFGLRLLRVYGTKLGYGANFTIYDTDDQKRVIKGILKELRSANKVLTDGILASMISRIKEEGTSPEDYNAASANFDENERLIGDVYLRYNKILKENNAMDFSDILVNTEKLLRQEDVLRRVRDKFRYIMVDEYQDTNRIQYDIIQKIAAQYRNLCVVGDENQSIYGFRGANIQNILDFERDWPDAVVVKLEENYRSTSVILDAANNVIRNNASAKDKTLWTKKTSGELITLFDCPDGRDEVNRVLAEVEKGRARGMRYRDFTVLYRTNAQSRLFEEGCLRNNIPYKVFGGTQFYQRAEIKDLLAYLSVVNNPADNANLQRIINIPRRKIGDKTVEKLNEARSARGLSLYEAVGACDDIAGIPAGAREKLKELRGILQELAQMNEDSAVSEIFERLLSAIRYREYLTETYDDAETRAENVEELFNSIRELERMAETLTLREYLENISLVSATDDLSEEKDYVKLMTIHNSKGLEFPVVFLCGLEEEIFPGKKAVFSTSDLEEERRLCYVAITRAEDKLYLSFARMRYLYGELSYRTESRFLAEIPESLLMVEAPKEETREGLAGEGRPAEKTKKPEPYAFEFRKTITVADLNKTVADFPYKIGEKVMHKKFGLGVVRNITPRKVEIDFVDGRKEIALVVADKFLQKQ; from the coding sequence ATGCAAAACAATATTTTGGATAAACTGAACGACAGACAGCGGGAAGCCTGCCTGAGGACCGACGGGCCCCTTTTGATCCTGGCGGGGGCGGGCTCGGGGAAGACCCGGACCATCACGTACCGGATCGCCCATATGATCAGGAATTGCGGGATTTCTCCCTACGCCATCCTCGCGGTGACGTTTACGAACAAAGCGGCCCGGGAAATGAAAGAGCGCGTCGCCGATCTCGTGGGGGACGACGCCAACCGGGCCTTGATCTCGACGTTTCATTCCTTCGGGCTCAGGCTCCTGCGGGTATACGGGACGAAATTGGGCTACGGGGCCAATTTTACGATTTACGACACGGACGACCAGAAACGGGTCATCAAGGGGATTCTCAAGGAACTGCGCTCCGCCAACAAAGTCCTGACCGACGGCATCCTCGCCTCCATGATCTCGAGGATCAAGGAAGAGGGGACGTCCCCCGAGGATTACAACGCCGCTTCGGCCAACTTTGACGAAAACGAGCGGCTCATCGGCGACGTTTACCTGCGCTACAACAAAATCCTCAAAGAGAATAACGCCATGGATTTTTCAGACATCCTCGTCAATACGGAAAAGCTCCTGCGTCAAGAGGACGTGCTCCGGCGGGTCCGGGACAAATTCCGCTACATTATGGTCGACGAGTACCAGGACACGAACCGGATCCAGTACGACATCATTCAGAAAATCGCGGCTCAATACCGGAACCTCTGCGTCGTCGGCGACGAAAATCAGAGCATTTACGGCTTCCGGGGGGCCAATATCCAGAATATCCTTGATTTTGAGCGGGACTGGCCCGACGCCGTCGTCGTCAAGCTCGAGGAAAATTACCGTTCGACCTCGGTCATTCTGGACGCGGCCAATAACGTGATCCGGAACAACGCCAGCGCCAAGGACAAGACGCTCTGGACGAAAAAAACCAGCGGGGAGCTGATCACGCTCTTTGACTGCCCCGACGGACGAGACGAGGTCAACCGGGTCCTGGCCGAGGTGGAAAAGGGTCGGGCCCGGGGAATGCGCTACCGGGATTTTACGGTTCTCTACCGGACAAACGCCCAGTCCCGCCTCTTCGAGGAAGGCTGCCTCAGAAACAATATTCCCTACAAGGTGTTCGGCGGCACACAGTTTTACCAGCGGGCGGAAATCAAAGACCTGCTGGCCTACCTCTCCGTCGTCAACAACCCCGCAGACAACGCCAACCTCCAGCGGATCATCAATATCCCGCGCCGGAAAATCGGCGACAAGACCGTCGAAAAATTGAACGAAGCCCGGAGCGCCCGGGGGCTTTCCCTCTACGAAGCCGTCGGCGCCTGCGACGACATTGCCGGGATCCCGGCGGGGGCAAGGGAAAAGCTCAAGGAACTGCGGGGGATCCTCCAGGAACTCGCGCAAATGAATGAAGATTCCGCGGTTTCGGAGATCTTCGAGCGACTCCTTTCCGCGATCCGTTACCGGGAATACCTCACGGAGACCTACGACGACGCGGAGACCCGCGCGGAAAACGTCGAGGAGCTCTTCAATTCCATCCGGGAACTGGAGCGTATGGCGGAGACGCTGACGCTCAGGGAATACCTCGAAAACATTTCCCTCGTCAGCGCGACCGACGATTTGAGCGAGGAAAAAGACTACGTCAAGCTGATGACGATCCACAATTCCAAGGGCCTCGAATTTCCCGTGGTCTTTCTCTGCGGCCTCGAGGAAGAGATCTTTCCGGGGAAAAAGGCGGTCTTTTCGACCTCGGACCTCGAGGAGGAGCGGCGACTCTGCTATGTGGCCATTACCCGGGCCGAGGACAAGCTCTATCTTTCCTTCGCGCGGATGCGCTACCTCTACGGGGAATTGAGCTACCGGACCGAATCCCGCTTCCTCGCGGAAATCCCGGAATCGCTCCTGATGGTGGAAGCGCCGAAGGAAGAGACCCGGGAGGGCTTGGCCGGAGAAGGCCGCCCGGCGGAAAAGACGAAAAAGCCGGAACCTTATGCCTTTGAGTTCCGGAAGACGATTACCGTGGCGGATCTGAACAAGACCGTAGCGGATTTTCCCTACAAGATCGGGGAAAAGGTCATGCACAAAAAATTCGGCCTCGGCGTCGTCCGGAACATTACCCCGAGGAAAGTGGAAATCGATTTTGTGGACGGCAGGAAGGAAATCGCCCTTGTCGTCGCCGATAAATTTTTGCAGAAACAATGA
- a CDS encoding bifunctional 2-keto-4-hydroxyglutarate aldolase/2-keto-3-deoxy-6-phosphogluconate aldolase translates to MFKKTEILKRITDVGIVAVVRAESTAEAIRISKACIAGGIPAIEVTYTVPGATEAIKALKAEIDPGQLIIGAGTVLDAVTARIAILAGAEYIVSPGFDEETAKLCNLYQVPYMPGCLTITEMMRAMSYGCEILKLFPGSAFGPDYVKAVKGPLPTVNIMPTGGVSIDNIEAWFANGVVACGAGGKLASGTSEDITKTAKAFVEKIAALRAKKK, encoded by the coding sequence ATGTTCAAAAAAACTGAAATCTTGAAACGGATTACCGACGTGGGCATCGTGGCCGTGGTCCGGGCCGAGAGTACGGCGGAGGCCATACGGATATCCAAAGCCTGCATCGCGGGCGGCATCCCGGCCATCGAAGTGACCTATACGGTTCCGGGCGCCACGGAAGCCATCAAGGCCCTGAAGGCCGAGATCGATCCCGGGCAGCTCATCATCGGCGCGGGGACCGTACTTGACGCCGTGACAGCAAGGATCGCCATTCTGGCGGGGGCCGAGTATATCGTATCTCCGGGCTTTGACGAGGAGACCGCGAAACTCTGCAACCTCTACCAGGTTCCCTATATGCCCGGCTGCCTCACGATCACGGAAATGATGCGCGCCATGTCCTATGGCTGCGAGATTCTGAAGCTCTTCCCGGGAAGCGCCTTCGGACCCGACTATGTGAAAGCCGTCAAAGGGCCCCTGCCCACGGTCAACATCATGCCCACAGGAGGCGTCAGCATAGACAACATCGAAGCCTGGTTCGCAAACGGCGTCGTGGCCTGCGGCGCGGGCGGAAAACTGGCCAGCGGGACCAGCGAAGACATCACGAAAACCGCGAAGGCCTTTGTGGAAAAAATCGCGGCCCTTCGCGCCAAAAAGAAATAA
- a CDS encoding sugar kinase, with protein sequence MEKIVTFGEIMLRLTPPEYSKINQTTSFMANYGGGEANVAVSLSHFGHRTFFLSKLPPNILGDSAIQHLRGHGVNTDYVIRGSTTLGIYFLETGFGGRPSKVIYNRKHSAITRIEAEEVNFEEIFRDATWFHVSGISLALGEKVRKTVLLCLKACKEYGVMVSFDFNYRSKLWTVEEAAPQYRKVIPYADIVFASEFDCETILGVKADSGTLLSPNERRGNLFRKTIKKYGLRYIFGTDRIIYSATENSLSAYCFSETTEKYTDPIRFNIYDRIGGGDAFAAGVIHGLLEKPDDPAWALNFGLVTSVLKHTIYGDVCVLNVEDILDYMKNSGAKGVER encoded by the coding sequence ATGGAGAAGATCGTTACCTTCGGGGAAATCATGCTGCGTCTGACGCCGCCCGAATACAGCAAAATCAACCAGACCACGAGCTTCATGGCCAATTACGGCGGCGGAGAGGCCAATGTGGCCGTTTCCCTGTCCCATTTCGGGCACAGGACGTTTTTCCTTTCGAAGCTGCCCCCCAATATTCTGGGCGATTCGGCGATCCAGCATCTGCGCGGGCACGGGGTCAATACGGACTATGTGATCCGCGGCTCCACAACCCTCGGGATCTATTTCCTCGAAACGGGCTTCGGCGGCAGACCGTCCAAGGTCATCTACAACCGCAAGCATTCGGCCATTACCCGGATCGAAGCCGAAGAGGTGAATTTTGAGGAGATTTTCCGGGACGCCACCTGGTTTCATGTGTCGGGAATCTCGTTGGCCCTCGGGGAAAAGGTCCGGAAAACGGTGCTTCTTTGCCTCAAGGCCTGCAAGGAATACGGCGTCATGGTCTCTTTCGACTTCAATTACCGCTCGAAGCTCTGGACCGTGGAGGAGGCCGCTCCCCAATACCGGAAAGTCATTCCTTACGCCGATATCGTCTTTGCCTCGGAATTTGACTGCGAGACCATATTGGGCGTCAAGGCCGACAGCGGGACGCTTCTTTCCCCCAACGAACGGCGCGGCAACCTCTTTCGGAAGACCATCAAAAAATACGGCCTGCGTTATATTTTCGGCACGGACCGGATCATCTACAGCGCCACGGAAAACAGCCTTTCGGCTTATTGCTTTTCCGAGACGACAGAAAAATATACCGATCCTATCCGCTTTAATATCTATGACCGGATCGGAGGCGGCGACGCCTTCGCGGCGGGCGTGATCCACGGCCTGCTGGAAAAGCCCGACGATCCGGCCTGGGCCCTCAATTTCGGCCTGGTCACATCCGTTTTGAAACACACGATTTACGGGGATGTTTGTGTGCTGAACGTTGAGGATATCCTCGACTACATGAAAAATTCAGGCGCCAAAGGCGTTGAACGCTGA
- a CDS encoding YhcH/YjgK/YiaL family protein produces MIIGKIKDLKLYKGLSPNIDKAIDYALSTDLAALAVGKQDIDGKNIYINRQSYTGKPAADCAAENHNDYLDLQIVLKGTEGFGYADIGNPTLKTLDPYNKEKDVTKYTCVDETVYTMTEGSFAIVFPEDVHRPQIKINEGTIEKAVIKIRI; encoded by the coding sequence ATGATTATCGGAAAGATCAAAGATCTCAAATTATACAAAGGCCTGAGTCCGAACATTGATAAGGCGATCGATTACGCCCTTTCGACGGATCTGGCGGCCCTCGCCGTGGGAAAACAGGACATTGACGGCAAAAATATTTATATCAACCGCCAGTCCTATACGGGAAAACCCGCGGCCGATTGCGCCGCCGAAAACCACAACGACTATCTGGATCTGCAAATCGTCCTCAAGGGGACGGAAGGCTTCGGCTATGCCGATATCGGCAATCCGACGCTCAAAACGCTCGATCCCTACAACAAGGAAAAAGACGTCACAAAATACACCTGCGTCGACGAGACGGTCTACACCATGACGGAAGGCTCCTTTGCCATCGTCTTCCCCGAAGACGTCCACCGGCCCCAGATCAAAATCAACGAGGGGACCATTGAAAAAGCCGTGATCAAGATCAGGATCTGA
- a CDS encoding sugar kinase, producing MAKIITLGEIMLRLSSPGNSRLVQSQTFDVVYGGGEANVAVSCANYGHDAYFVTKLPKHEVGESALTTLRRYGIRTDYIARGGERLGIYFLESGSSVRPSKVIYDRAHSAIAEADEKDFDFDKIMEGAAWFHWSGITPAISDKASELTKLACIAAKKHGVTVSVDLNFRKKLWSKEKAQSVMRPLMEYVDVCIGNEEDAELCLGFKPDADITKGKTGAEGYKGIFKQMADQFKFKYVISTLRESLSASHNGWKALIYNGSEFYESKRYDLLPIVDRVGGGDAFSGGIIHGLLTWPDNQGKALEFAVAASALKHTIPGDFNLVSLEEVETLAGGDASGRVQR from the coding sequence ATGGCAAAAATCATCACATTGGGCGAAATCATGCTGCGGCTTTCCTCACCGGGAAATTCCCGCCTCGTGCAATCCCAGACCTTTGACGTGGTCTATGGCGGCGGGGAGGCCAACGTGGCCGTATCCTGCGCCAATTACGGGCATGACGCTTATTTCGTGACAAAACTCCCGAAACATGAAGTCGGGGAAAGCGCTCTGACGACGCTCAGGCGCTACGGCATCCGGACGGATTATATCGCGAGGGGCGGCGAGCGCCTCGGGATTTATTTTCTCGAGTCGGGCTCTTCGGTCCGGCCTTCGAAAGTAATCTACGACAGAGCCCATTCGGCCATCGCCGAAGCGGACGAAAAGGATTTTGACTTCGACAAAATCATGGAAGGGGCGGCCTGGTTCCACTGGTCGGGGATCACCCCCGCCATCAGCGACAAGGCCTCGGAACTCACGAAGCTCGCCTGTATCGCCGCGAAAAAGCACGGCGTCACCGTATCGGTGGATCTCAATTTCCGGAAAAAGCTCTGGTCCAAAGAGAAAGCCCAGTCCGTTATGCGGCCGCTGATGGAATACGTCGACGTCTGCATCGGCAATGAGGAGGACGCGGAACTCTGCCTCGGCTTCAAGCCCGACGCCGACATCACGAAGGGAAAGACCGGCGCCGAAGGCTATAAGGGCATTTTCAAACAAATGGCCGATCAGTTCAAATTCAAATATGTAATTTCCACGCTGCGGGAATCGCTCTCGGCCTCCCACAACGGCTGGAAGGCGCTGATTTATAACGGCAGCGAATTCTATGAATCCAAGCGCTACGATCTGCTGCCCATCGTGGATCGCGTCGGCGGCGGCGACGCCTTTTCCGGCGGGATCATCCACGGGCTTTTGACTTGGCCCGACAATCAGGGAAAAGCGCTGGAATTCGCGGTAGCGGCTTCGGCCCTGAAGCATACGATCCCCGGCGACTTCAATCTTGTGAGCCTTGAGGAAGTGGAAACGCTGGCGGGCGGCGACGCCTCGGGCAGAGTGCAGCGCTGA
- a CDS encoding NAD(+)/NADH kinase, with product MKTVAIFYNEQKELARKIYDRSLAYFREKGIRVVGLDEIGGCDFCVTIGGDGTLLRSFRAISENERLFVIAINAGSLGFLTEIKEEGVFSAYDEYLSGDFRWEERYILEVTHGDNTRYALNELLISKDGAAARVIRLKFTSDGQDMCVYKGDGVIVSTPTGSTAYSMSAGGPIVKSNAKVMVITPLAPHNLNIRPIVIGGDETLDIRLIDEDRKATILIDGHEGETVTPFSRVGVRYSGKTLKLVIPKARNYYSVLREKLKWGDNLC from the coding sequence ATGAAAACGGTTGCGATATTCTATAACGAGCAAAAAGAGCTGGCGCGGAAGATTTACGACAGGAGTCTCGCCTATTTCCGGGAAAAGGGAATCCGGGTCGTGGGCTTGGATGAAATCGGCGGCTGTGATTTCTGCGTGACCATCGGCGGCGACGGGACGCTCCTCAGAAGTTTCCGGGCGATCAGCGAAAATGAGCGCCTGTTTGTGATCGCCATCAACGCCGGCAGTCTCGGATTTTTGACCGAGATCAAAGAAGAAGGTGTATTTTCAGCCTATGACGAATATCTTTCGGGAGATTTCCGCTGGGAAGAGCGTTACATCCTCGAGGTAACCCACGGAGACAACACCCGCTACGCCCTGAACGAGCTCCTGATTTCCAAAGACGGGGCCGCTGCCCGGGTCATCCGCCTGAAATTCACCTCGGACGGCCAGGATATGTGCGTCTACAAAGGAGACGGCGTTATCGTTTCCACGCCGACAGGCTCCACGGCCTATTCCATGTCGGCGGGAGGCCCCATCGTCAAATCGAACGCCAAAGTCATGGTGATTACGCCCCTGGCGCCGCACAACCTCAATATCCGCCCCATCGTCATCGGCGGCGACGAGACGCTGGACATCCGCTTGATCGACGAAGACAGAAAAGCGACTATTTTGATAGACGGGCATGAGGGGGAGACCGTCACGCCCTTTTCCCGGGTAGGCGTCCGTTATTCCGGAAAAACCCTGAAATTGGTTATCCCCAAGGCGCGCAATTATTACAGCGTGCTCCGGGAAAAGCTCAAATGGGGGGACAATTTATGCTGA